The Linepithema humile isolate Giens D197 chromosome 2, Lhum_UNIL_v1.0, whole genome shotgun sequence genome has a segment encoding these proteins:
- the LOC105673965 gene encoding uro-adherence factor A isoform X1, whose product MDGANVNGGNAEAPREDSNLENSDATVLTAETRDSLSSKTQSSADGNAEAQEVNGDVKGSSRKPGAVSLRRKMRKSKANSTSTVESDGAETLGVSTRKRKHSEFDDASSEDSEFNGFDSQVLELQPGSLVLKKLIAEAEIAEAQYVKRIRYSNRSFDGREKKEDDQDIDDMRAYIYETDSLEDVGKVKKESDKSETDSMDISNSIDSEAEPSKIEDISMRSANSSSAASSPSAASQRSKSSRFSRGLSPGGKHRSPIDMSNPLYKEPFKYGWKRELVFRATNDSAFKRMADIYYYTPKGKKVRSFREVAESLNSKELTIDNFTFFKEPIGLDDPEKEIIRDAKRIRGSGGYTTGRKSFGRKSIAAKKPVPEPVVKKPVQEPVTRRSAQESAARKSVQEPLASVPAPAPAPTPAPTPVTEASKLTPPVSVPTRAATKAKASTSPAYKTKAAAKKTPQITEMKSAAEEPEMLPPQRSTPNTRRNQQAVEKVTSVKTKRLLTPKVQEPCSIRCSTSMGLIPSLQCRVCLCLYHPECVDGMEFAGSDEYVCKNCQPDTKESHTSNNPSLTPPPLIPISMLGAQNTKSKHQTNSAPPKLQRIPKSDGADTQTRNSSRISKTPSNVGSKTMSNASSNVDRTEAAWFPQTENEFLQSHDGDVPKPAQNIAVMGGKRYIVVPKNNAMAVQPARVKPDKIGDKPPILPDGSLTDISNTVDNSAVKSRTVPPKSLNDDPPEKANITPDEEITKDDSTLSTDFASSAITETETFDSKDNKDDKDNSPKEDQSIEDISVENESSTASIVDCVPEKENADLNCKSPDNKSACTPTSIASTANTIDEANVEIIQTDDQQLLSSKEGTVKKVKHSKRKQMSQQETEQQQNFMGSVCAGYHALLRIFQYLKVQELLRAARVCKMWRDLAAHPSLWKTVRMKNSQVTDWDGLADTLQRRGTQHLDLRKMLVSGESDNIWRKFLTVIPRVTSLVKLELCRCPVIVVEEVLKSCPQLEVLSAMAIKCDSLTLESVGNLKRCQELRLKAISGMSLQQDLTPLQDLTHLMHLSLTSVKELGKKKIDVIQTLTNLETLELGECSDFPDKFGTTVLIKLSKLERLRLEKGQGSCCTFDILEGVSKLENLNQMELVNFDVKNGFDKCLANCKNIKRLLIIPTYISQSATSNNMVLGGVTELSNNLTHFVWGVTLELLRVTELFVDQCNLMSKQVTGDSIPVLKPVPCLRLIADVEDENDYQKSDDKQQPHQTSPQVDILPLPQLQKLLLTALPKTRVKILKIPFHATWRQSISDTAAQ is encoded by the exons ATGGACGGCGCGAACGTGAATGGCGGGAACGCCGAAGCCCCGCGCGAGGATTCTAACCTCGAAAACAGTGACGCGACTGTACTGACGGCGGAGACGCGGGATTCTCTAAGTAGTAAGACGCAGTCCTCGGCCGACGGCAACGCGGAAGCGCAAGAAGTCAACGGCGACGTGAAAGGTTCATCTAGGAAACCCGGCGCGGTGTCCTTGCGCAGGAAGATGAGGAAGTCCAAGGCCAATTCCACGAGCACCGTCGAGAGCGACGGAGCGGAGACTCTCGGTGTGAGCACACGCAAGCGTAAACATTCGGAGTTTGATGACGCCAGCTCCGAAGACTCGGAGTTCAACGGCTTTGATTCCCAAGTGCTCGAATTGCAGCCTGGAAGTCTAGTTCTGAAGAAACTCATTG CTGAGGCAGAAATAGCGGAAGCCCAATATGTGAAACGTATAAGATATTCAAACAGGAGCTTTGACGGTAGAGAGAAGAAGGAGGACGATCAAGATATCGATGACATGAGAGCCTATATTTATGAGACAGATAGCTTAGAGGATGTAGGCAAAGTTAAAAAGGAATCTGACAAATCGGAAACAGATTCTATGGATATATCGAATAGTATAGATTCAGAAGCAGAGCCGAGTAAAATCGAAGATATTTCTATGAGATCAGCGAACTCGTCATCAGCTGCTAGCAGTCCATCTGCAGCGTCGCAAAGGTCGAAAAGCAGTCGCTTTTCGCGCGGTCTCAGTCCAGGAGGAAAGCACAGAAGTCCCATTGATATGTCGAATCCGTTATATAAGGAGCCATTTAAATATGGATGGAAACGAGAATTAGTATTTAGAGCCACTAATGACTCTGCCTTCAAGAGGATGgctgatatatattattatacaccAAAGGGCAAGAAGGTCAGAAGTTTTAGAGAAGTTGCAGAATCTC TTAATTCGAAGGAATTAACCATCGAcaactttacatttttcaaagaacCCATTGGTCTTGATGATCCTGAGAAGGAGATTATTCGAGATGCCAAAAGAATACGA GGTTCAGGAGGATACACCACAGGAAGAAAATCTTTTGGTAGAAAATCAATAGCAGCGAAGAAACCGGTGCCGGAACCTGTCGTTAAAAAACCGGTACAGGAACCTGTAACGAGGAGATCGGCACAGGAATCTGCAGCAAGAAAGTCAGTACAGGAGCCTCTTGCTTCTGTTCCGGCACCTGCTCCTGCACCTACACCTGCACCTACCCCTGTGACAGAAGCTTCAAAACTAACTCCACCTGTATCAGTGCCTACAAGAGCTGCCACGAAGGCGAAAGCTTCGACATCTCCGGCGTATAAAACAAAAGCAGCTGCAAAGAAAACCCCTCAGATAA CAGAGATGAAATCAGCTGCTGAAGAGCCTGAGATGCTTCCTCCTCAGCGGAGTACACCAAATACAAGGAGGAATCAGCAAGCAgtagagaaggttacctcagttAAAACCAAAAGATTACTAAC GCCCAAAGTTCAAGAGCCGTGCAGCATAAGATGTTCTACAAGTATGGGATTAATACCAAGTTTACAATGTCGAGTCTGTCTCTGTTTATATCATCCTGAGTGTGTTGATGGCATGGAGTTTGCAGGCAGTGATGAATATGTCTGCAAG AATTGTCAGCCGGATACTAAAGAATCTCATACGTCAAACAATCCATCTTTGACACCACCTCCGTTGATCCCAATTAGCATGTTAGGTGCCCAAAATACGAAATCGAAACATCAAACTAATTCGGCGCCGCCGAAATTGCAAAGAATCCCAAAGTCCGACGGTGCGGACACGCAAACGAGAAACTCTTCCAGAATTTCCAAAACACCATCAAACGTAGGTTCCAAAACGATGTCGAACGCGTCTTCGAACGTGGATAGAACAGAAGCCGCTTGGTTCCCGCAAACGGAGAACGAGTTCTTGCAAAGTCACGACGGTGACGTGCCGAAACCAGCTCAGAATATTGCTGTGATGGGCGGCAAAAGGTACATAGTAGTGCCGAAAAATAACGCAATGGCTGTTCAACCTGCTAGAGTGAAACCGGACAAGATCGGCGACAAGCCGCCAATTCTTCCAGACGGTTCACTTACTGATATTTCGAACACGGTGGACAATTCCGCGGTGAAGTCACGCACGGTTCCGCCGAAATCGTTGAATGACGATCCACCCgaaaaagcaaatattacGCCGGACGAAGAGATAACAAAAGATGATTCGACGCTTTCGACAGACTTTGCATCTTCTGCTATCACTGAGACTGAAACGTTCGATAGCAAAGATAACAAGGATGATAAAGATAATTCTCCCAAAGAAGATCAATCGATTGAAGATATATCGGTTGAAAATGAATCTTCCACTGCCAGCATTGTAGATTGTGTGCCTGAAAAGGAAAATGCagatttaaattgcaaatcgCCTGACAATAAGTCTGCATGCACACCGACATCTATAGCGAGTACTGCAAACACTATTGACGAAgcaaatgttgaaataattcaaaCAGACGACCAACAGTTATTATCAAGTAAAGAGGGTACAGTAAAAAAGGTTAAGCATAGCAA AAGGAAGCAAATGTCTCAGCAGGAGACGGAGCAGCAGCAAAATTTCATGGGCTCAGTTTGCGCCGGTTATCACGCTCTATTGCgtatatttcaatatcttaAAGTTCAAGAGCTGCTGCGCGCCGCGCGAGTATGCAAAATGTGGCGTGATCTCGCGGCACACCCGTCTCTGTGGAAGACCGTGCGCATGAAGAACAGCCAGGTGACTGATTGGGACGGTCTGGCAGACACGTTGCAGAGACGCGGTACGCAGCATCTTGATCTTAGAAAGATGTTGGTATCCGGCGAATCCGACAACATTTGGCGGAAGTTCTTAACCGTCATACCGCGCGTTACCAGTCTCGTTAAGCTCGAGCTGTGCAGATGCCCGGTCATAGTGGTCGAAGAGGTCCTCAAGAGCTGTCCACAATTGGAGGTGCTGAGCGCGATGGCGATTAAGTGTGATTCTCTCACCTTGGAATCGGTTGGGAATCTGAAACGGTGCCAGGAACTGAGACTTAAGGCAATCAGCGGGATGTCGTTGCAGCAAGATCTTACACCTTTACAAGATCTGACGCATCTAATGCATCTG AGTTTGACGTCGGTTAAAGAACTTGGGAAgaagaaaattgacgttatACAGACATTGACAAATCTGGAAACATTGGAGTTGGGCGAATGCTCCGATTTCCCTGACAAATTCGGAACCACCGTTCTGATTAAATTAAGCAAATTGGAACGTTTGAGACTCGAAAAGGGTCAAGGATCTTGCTGTACATTCGACATTCTCGAAGGCGTATCGAAATTAGAGAATCTTAATCAGATGGAGCTGGTCAATTTTGACGTGAAGAATGGTTTCGACAAGTGTCTCGCCaattgcaagaatattaaaaggTTACTGATCATACCAACTTACATATCCCAGTCGGCGACGTCCAACAACATGGTGCTCGGTGGTGTCACAGAGCTGTCGAACAATTTGACGCATTTCGTATGGGGCGTCACGCTCGAGTTACTCAGGGTCACAGAATTGTTCGTCGATCAATGCAATCTCATGAGCAAGCAGGTTACCGGAGATTCTATACCAGTCTTAAAGCCAGTCCCCTGCTTAAGATTGATCGCGGACGTCGAGGATGAAAATGACTACCAAAAAA GCGATGACAAGCAGCAGCCACACCAAACGAGTCCGCAAGTCGACATTTTACCGTTGCCTCAATTACAGAAGCTTCTTTTGACTGCATTACCCAAGACACGAGTTAAGATCTTGAAGATACCCTTCCATGCCACATGGCGGCAAAGCATTTCCGATACCGCGGCGCAATAA
- the LOC105673965 gene encoding uro-adherence factor A isoform X2 has translation MDGANVNGGNAEAPREDSNLENSDATVLTAETRDSLSSKTQSSADGNAEAQEVNGDVKGSSRKPGAVSLRRKMRKSKANSTSTVESDGAETLGVSTRKRKHSEFDDASSEDSEFNGFDSQVLELQPGSLVLKKLIAEAEIAEAQYVKRIRYSNRSFDGREKKEDDQDIDDMRAYIYETDSLEDVGKVKKESDKSETDSMDISNSIDSEAEPSKIEDISMRSANSSSAASSPSAASQRSKSSRFSRGLSPGGKHRSPIDMSNPLYKEPFKYGWKRELVFRATNDSAFKRMADIYYYTPKGKKVRSFREVAESLNSKELTIDNFTFFKEPIGLDDPEKEIIRDAKRIRGSGGYTTGRKSFGRKSIAAKKPVPEPVVKKPVQEPVTRRSAQESAARKSVQEPLASVPAPAPAPTPAPTPVTEASKLTPPVSVPTRAATKAKASTSPAYKTKAAAKKTPQIKMKSAAEEPEMLPPQRSTPNTRRNQQAVEKVTSVKTKRLLTPKVQEPCSIRCSTSMGLIPSLQCRVCLCLYHPECVDGMEFAGSDEYVCKNCQPDTKESHTSNNPSLTPPPLIPISMLGAQNTKSKHQTNSAPPKLQRIPKSDGADTQTRNSSRISKTPSNVGSKTMSNASSNVDRTEAAWFPQTENEFLQSHDGDVPKPAQNIAVMGGKRYIVVPKNNAMAVQPARVKPDKIGDKPPILPDGSLTDISNTVDNSAVKSRTVPPKSLNDDPPEKANITPDEEITKDDSTLSTDFASSAITETETFDSKDNKDDKDNSPKEDQSIEDISVENESSTASIVDCVPEKENADLNCKSPDNKSACTPTSIASTANTIDEANVEIIQTDDQQLLSSKEGTVKKVKHSKRKQMSQQETEQQQNFMGSVCAGYHALLRIFQYLKVQELLRAARVCKMWRDLAAHPSLWKTVRMKNSQVTDWDGLADTLQRRGTQHLDLRKMLVSGESDNIWRKFLTVIPRVTSLVKLELCRCPVIVVEEVLKSCPQLEVLSAMAIKCDSLTLESVGNLKRCQELRLKAISGMSLQQDLTPLQDLTHLMHLSLTSVKELGKKKIDVIQTLTNLETLELGECSDFPDKFGTTVLIKLSKLERLRLEKGQGSCCTFDILEGVSKLENLNQMELVNFDVKNGFDKCLANCKNIKRLLIIPTYISQSATSNNMVLGGVTELSNNLTHFVWGVTLELLRVTELFVDQCNLMSKQVTGDSIPVLKPVPCLRLIADVEDENDYQKSDDKQQPHQTSPQVDILPLPQLQKLLLTALPKTRVKILKIPFHATWRQSISDTAAQ, from the exons ATGGACGGCGCGAACGTGAATGGCGGGAACGCCGAAGCCCCGCGCGAGGATTCTAACCTCGAAAACAGTGACGCGACTGTACTGACGGCGGAGACGCGGGATTCTCTAAGTAGTAAGACGCAGTCCTCGGCCGACGGCAACGCGGAAGCGCAAGAAGTCAACGGCGACGTGAAAGGTTCATCTAGGAAACCCGGCGCGGTGTCCTTGCGCAGGAAGATGAGGAAGTCCAAGGCCAATTCCACGAGCACCGTCGAGAGCGACGGAGCGGAGACTCTCGGTGTGAGCACACGCAAGCGTAAACATTCGGAGTTTGATGACGCCAGCTCCGAAGACTCGGAGTTCAACGGCTTTGATTCCCAAGTGCTCGAATTGCAGCCTGGAAGTCTAGTTCTGAAGAAACTCATTG CTGAGGCAGAAATAGCGGAAGCCCAATATGTGAAACGTATAAGATATTCAAACAGGAGCTTTGACGGTAGAGAGAAGAAGGAGGACGATCAAGATATCGATGACATGAGAGCCTATATTTATGAGACAGATAGCTTAGAGGATGTAGGCAAAGTTAAAAAGGAATCTGACAAATCGGAAACAGATTCTATGGATATATCGAATAGTATAGATTCAGAAGCAGAGCCGAGTAAAATCGAAGATATTTCTATGAGATCAGCGAACTCGTCATCAGCTGCTAGCAGTCCATCTGCAGCGTCGCAAAGGTCGAAAAGCAGTCGCTTTTCGCGCGGTCTCAGTCCAGGAGGAAAGCACAGAAGTCCCATTGATATGTCGAATCCGTTATATAAGGAGCCATTTAAATATGGATGGAAACGAGAATTAGTATTTAGAGCCACTAATGACTCTGCCTTCAAGAGGATGgctgatatatattattatacaccAAAGGGCAAGAAGGTCAGAAGTTTTAGAGAAGTTGCAGAATCTC TTAATTCGAAGGAATTAACCATCGAcaactttacatttttcaaagaacCCATTGGTCTTGATGATCCTGAGAAGGAGATTATTCGAGATGCCAAAAGAATACGA GGTTCAGGAGGATACACCACAGGAAGAAAATCTTTTGGTAGAAAATCAATAGCAGCGAAGAAACCGGTGCCGGAACCTGTCGTTAAAAAACCGGTACAGGAACCTGTAACGAGGAGATCGGCACAGGAATCTGCAGCAAGAAAGTCAGTACAGGAGCCTCTTGCTTCTGTTCCGGCACCTGCTCCTGCACCTACACCTGCACCTACCCCTGTGACAGAAGCTTCAAAACTAACTCCACCTGTATCAGTGCCTACAAGAGCTGCCACGAAGGCGAAAGCTTCGACATCTCCGGCGTATAAAACAAAAGCAGCTGCAAAGAAAACCCCTCAGATAA AGATGAAATCAGCTGCTGAAGAGCCTGAGATGCTTCCTCCTCAGCGGAGTACACCAAATACAAGGAGGAATCAGCAAGCAgtagagaaggttacctcagttAAAACCAAAAGATTACTAAC GCCCAAAGTTCAAGAGCCGTGCAGCATAAGATGTTCTACAAGTATGGGATTAATACCAAGTTTACAATGTCGAGTCTGTCTCTGTTTATATCATCCTGAGTGTGTTGATGGCATGGAGTTTGCAGGCAGTGATGAATATGTCTGCAAG AATTGTCAGCCGGATACTAAAGAATCTCATACGTCAAACAATCCATCTTTGACACCACCTCCGTTGATCCCAATTAGCATGTTAGGTGCCCAAAATACGAAATCGAAACATCAAACTAATTCGGCGCCGCCGAAATTGCAAAGAATCCCAAAGTCCGACGGTGCGGACACGCAAACGAGAAACTCTTCCAGAATTTCCAAAACACCATCAAACGTAGGTTCCAAAACGATGTCGAACGCGTCTTCGAACGTGGATAGAACAGAAGCCGCTTGGTTCCCGCAAACGGAGAACGAGTTCTTGCAAAGTCACGACGGTGACGTGCCGAAACCAGCTCAGAATATTGCTGTGATGGGCGGCAAAAGGTACATAGTAGTGCCGAAAAATAACGCAATGGCTGTTCAACCTGCTAGAGTGAAACCGGACAAGATCGGCGACAAGCCGCCAATTCTTCCAGACGGTTCACTTACTGATATTTCGAACACGGTGGACAATTCCGCGGTGAAGTCACGCACGGTTCCGCCGAAATCGTTGAATGACGATCCACCCgaaaaagcaaatattacGCCGGACGAAGAGATAACAAAAGATGATTCGACGCTTTCGACAGACTTTGCATCTTCTGCTATCACTGAGACTGAAACGTTCGATAGCAAAGATAACAAGGATGATAAAGATAATTCTCCCAAAGAAGATCAATCGATTGAAGATATATCGGTTGAAAATGAATCTTCCACTGCCAGCATTGTAGATTGTGTGCCTGAAAAGGAAAATGCagatttaaattgcaaatcgCCTGACAATAAGTCTGCATGCACACCGACATCTATAGCGAGTACTGCAAACACTATTGACGAAgcaaatgttgaaataattcaaaCAGACGACCAACAGTTATTATCAAGTAAAGAGGGTACAGTAAAAAAGGTTAAGCATAGCAA AAGGAAGCAAATGTCTCAGCAGGAGACGGAGCAGCAGCAAAATTTCATGGGCTCAGTTTGCGCCGGTTATCACGCTCTATTGCgtatatttcaatatcttaAAGTTCAAGAGCTGCTGCGCGCCGCGCGAGTATGCAAAATGTGGCGTGATCTCGCGGCACACCCGTCTCTGTGGAAGACCGTGCGCATGAAGAACAGCCAGGTGACTGATTGGGACGGTCTGGCAGACACGTTGCAGAGACGCGGTACGCAGCATCTTGATCTTAGAAAGATGTTGGTATCCGGCGAATCCGACAACATTTGGCGGAAGTTCTTAACCGTCATACCGCGCGTTACCAGTCTCGTTAAGCTCGAGCTGTGCAGATGCCCGGTCATAGTGGTCGAAGAGGTCCTCAAGAGCTGTCCACAATTGGAGGTGCTGAGCGCGATGGCGATTAAGTGTGATTCTCTCACCTTGGAATCGGTTGGGAATCTGAAACGGTGCCAGGAACTGAGACTTAAGGCAATCAGCGGGATGTCGTTGCAGCAAGATCTTACACCTTTACAAGATCTGACGCATCTAATGCATCTG AGTTTGACGTCGGTTAAAGAACTTGGGAAgaagaaaattgacgttatACAGACATTGACAAATCTGGAAACATTGGAGTTGGGCGAATGCTCCGATTTCCCTGACAAATTCGGAACCACCGTTCTGATTAAATTAAGCAAATTGGAACGTTTGAGACTCGAAAAGGGTCAAGGATCTTGCTGTACATTCGACATTCTCGAAGGCGTATCGAAATTAGAGAATCTTAATCAGATGGAGCTGGTCAATTTTGACGTGAAGAATGGTTTCGACAAGTGTCTCGCCaattgcaagaatattaaaaggTTACTGATCATACCAACTTACATATCCCAGTCGGCGACGTCCAACAACATGGTGCTCGGTGGTGTCACAGAGCTGTCGAACAATTTGACGCATTTCGTATGGGGCGTCACGCTCGAGTTACTCAGGGTCACAGAATTGTTCGTCGATCAATGCAATCTCATGAGCAAGCAGGTTACCGGAGATTCTATACCAGTCTTAAAGCCAGTCCCCTGCTTAAGATTGATCGCGGACGTCGAGGATGAAAATGACTACCAAAAAA GCGATGACAAGCAGCAGCCACACCAAACGAGTCCGCAAGTCGACATTTTACCGTTGCCTCAATTACAGAAGCTTCTTTTGACTGCATTACCCAAGACACGAGTTAAGATCTTGAAGATACCCTTCCATGCCACATGGCGGCAAAGCATTTCCGATACCGCGGCGCAATAA
- the LOC105673957 gene encoding uncharacterized protein, with product MRKAIAVLALIAFACDISRDVLVHGKPARKPEAAGRNDGYEYQTELHGQFDDVEMSRRIAEDRERSGEPVGKWRSNGEALEPKWRDGDSVPLLPFSHYRSYSRDAVDDVEDFPATSRRPLKHRYSPNRPNRPRENPGGQAAAADDYDYEAAAYLRSRDYGNPDENYARRRRRPSKTPREETIESAASSDGMRDRDRASDTLNDEVTSRYREAFQARPDEYEHEFNDEEYLRPRPRKRRPPQNYEFALANEASDEENEEPRDPAKLASQRQSEDPPTTTQSSDDGERKNALELKSLLKMQQQEGLSLLEILQRKNLTLSDLLKGKADVINALKSRMADESDEYVEEMSRVMSNSLMKLAATATLPWRPAQQTSTAPGSTTARTVATSSGPDNSIFKTTAVLRNTSESYDEISANDAANVKDEPKNVERRTQSARDFPRLRATTPAIVTTVTITTPASPPDAMSSVEYLSNDDGNAESTGDRATKLGALDEDEIMEFSDFTDFTKKGKSPTASSWSEEPPGETVGPRDTESTLSIERILNPTVRVELTKDRENAEGANGKVIRNGDRSVPTGEPSAEDYNGFVEAEYQNDAPPVDHPADDAGRDAMAADSRASESHASSADDRKEMPREKNHSSEYHRVEQSAREKPRSREEHASSSSSRRYEDVVSEIEPEARAEIFELFASGSAGRRLERLLKSRNMSVEELIALRQRGSSRVHLTEVSRLKASRNPPILEASNTNKGEVPFPKDSHEHFGARIKALEKDSAKQEVERPTNQFRDIMSYLHNPFLDKDEANISRLLDLAERDRDASIGTASSENKYRPENSDRTIVNLLTPFGAFAKDLQQQFETEEEMKSEESKASLPTGDDNTSTMLIGERKTVPPEDRSSELRAGYVEEIAREAPTTIEIRTIGDETASRADAEDERKALSRMRPSIIASGAILGVTVVVFLAIFIVCRIRQKQRYTYRNTFSRAVFQGPVMAARKLSNSSSLSTVMVNVVATSTAKRPERMETQEVAEEFDGKCDMDNDSLDANDSWETIPDYAK from the exons ATGCGGAAGGCGATCGCCGTGCTTGCGCTGATCGCGTTCGCGTGTGACATCTCGCGCGACGTTCTGGTCCACGGCAAACCCGCCAGGAAGCCGGAAGCTGCGGGACGAAATGACGGCTACGAGTATCAG ACGGAGCTGCACGGACAGTTCGACGACGTGGAAATGTCGCGAAGGATCGCGGAGGACCGCGAGCGGTCAGGTGAGCCCGTAGGCAAGTGGAGGAGTAACGGCGAGGCACTCGAGCCGAAGTGGCGCGACGGTGATTCCGTGCCGCTGCTGCCGTTCTCTCACTACCGGTCCTACTCGAGGGACGCGGTCGACGATGTCGAGGACTTCCCCGCGACGAGTCGGCGACCGCTCAAGCATCGCTACTCGCCTAATCGGCCGAATCGCCCGCGAGAGAATCCGGGCGGACAAGCAGCTGCCGCGGACGACTACGATTACGAGGCGGCGGCGTACCTGCGGAGCCGCGACTACGGCAATCCGGACGAAAATTATGCGCGCAGGAGACGTCGTCCGTCGAAGACGCCCCGCGAGGAGACGATCGAGAGCGCGGCGAGCAGCGACGGAATGCGCGATCGCGACCGCGCGAGCGACACGCTGAACGACGAGGTGACGTCGCGGTATCGCGAGGCCTTCCAGGCGCGTCCCGACGAATACGAGCACGAGTTCAACGACGAGGAGTACCTGCGGCCGCGCCCGCGCAAGAGAAGGCCACCGCAGAACTACGAGTTCGCTCTGGCGAACGAAGCCTCCGACGAAGAGAACGAGGAACCGAGAGACCCCGCGAAACTTGCGTCGCAAAGGCAGAGCGAGGACCCGCCGACGACGACGCAGTCGTCCGACGACGGCGAGCGGAAGAACGCGCTCGAGCTGAAGTCGCTGCTGAAGATGCAGCAGCAGGAGGGCCTGAGCCTGTTGGAGATCCTGCAGCGCAAGAATCTCACCCTGAGCGACCTGCTGAAGGGCAAAGCCGACGTGATCAACGCGCTCAAGTCGCGGATGGCCGACGAGTCCGACGAATACGTCGAGGAGATGTCGAGGGTGATGTCGAACTCGCTGATGAAGCTCGCCGCGACGGCGACGCTGCCCTGGAGACCCGCGCAACAAACGTCCACGGCGCCCGGAAGCACCACGGCAAGAACAGTGGCGACTTCGAGCGGTCCGGACAACTCGATCTTTAAAACGACGGCTGTCCTGCGGAACACGTCCGAGAGTTACGACGAGATTTCCGCGAACGACGCGGCTAACGTGAAAGATGAGCCGAAGAATGTCGAAAGGAGGACGCAATCGGCGCGCGATTTCCCGCGGCTGCGCGCGACCACTCCTGCGATCGTCACGACGGTGACGATTACGACACCGGCGTCGCCGCCGGACGCGATGAGCTCCGTGGAGTATCTGTCGAACGACGACGGCAACGCCGAGTCGACGGGCGACCGCGCGACGAAGCTCGGCGCTCTCGACGAGGACGAGATCATGGAGTTCTCGGACTTCACGGACTTCACGAAGAAGGGCAAGAGCCCGACGGCGTCGAGCTGGTCGGAGGAGCCGCCGGGCGAAACGGTCGGCCCGCGCGACACCGAGTCCACTCTCAGCATCGAGCGGATCCTCAATCCCACGGTGCGGGTCGAGCTGACGAAAGACCGTGAGAACGCTGAAGGAGCGAACGGAAAGGTCATTCGGAATGGCGATCGATCGGTTCCCACCGGCGAGCCCTCCGCGGAGGATTACAACGGCTTCGTCGAGGCCGAGTATCAGAACGACGCTCCTCCGGTCGACCATCCCGCGGACGACGCTGGACGCGACGCGATGGCGGCCGACtcgagagcgagcgagagccACGCGAGCTCGGCTGACGATAGAAAGGAGATGCCGCGCGAGAAAAATCACTCGAGCGAGTATCATCGGGTGGAGCAATCGGCGAGGGAGAAGCCGCGAAGCCGCGAGGAGCACgcgagcagcagcagcagcagacGCTACGAGGACGTCGTCTCCGAGATCGAGCCGGAGGCGCGCGCGGAGATCTTCGAGCTGTTCGCGTCCGGCTCGGCCGGCAGGCGGCTGGAGCGGCTGCTGAAATCGCGGAACATGAGCGTGGAGGAGCTGATCGCGCTGCGCCAGCGCGGCTCCAGCAGGGTGCATTTGACGGAGGTGTCGCGGCTCAAGGCGTCCAGAAATCCGCCGATCTTGGAAGCCTCAAATACGAACAAGGGTGAAGTACCGTTCCCGAAGGACTCTCACGAGCATTTCGGCGCGCGTATAAAAGCCCTGGAGAAGGATAGCGCGAAGCAGGAAGTGGAAAGGCCGACGAACCAGTTCAGGGACATCATGAGCTACCTGCACAATCCGTTCCTCGACAAGGACGAGGCAAATATATCGCGACTCCTCGACCTCGCTGAGCGCGACAGGGACGCGTCGATCGGCACGGCGTCCTCTGAAAATAAGTACAGGCCGGAAAATTCCGATCGAACGATCGTCAATTTGCTGACGCCGTTCGGCGCGTTCGCGAAGGACCTGCAACAGCAGTTCGAGACCGAGGAGGAGATGAAAAGCGAGGAGTCAAAGGCGAGCCTTCCGACTGGCGACGACAACACGAGCACGATGCTGATCGGGGAGAGGAAGACCGTTCCGCCGGAAGACCGCTCCAGCGAGCTTCGCGCCGGCTACGTGGAGGAGATTGCGAGAGAGGCGCCGACCACGATCGAGATAAGAACGATTGGCGACGAGACGGCGAGCCGCGCGGACGCCGAGGACGAGCGGAAGGCGCTGTCGAGGATGAGGCCGAGCATAATAGCGAGCGGCGCGATACTGGGCGTGACGGTCGTCGTGTTCCTCGCGATCTTCATCGTCTGCCGGATCCGGCAGAAGCAGCGTTACACGTACAGGAACACATTCTCGCGCGCGGTCTTCCAGGGCCCGGTGATGGCGGCGAGGAAGCTGTCCAACTCGAGCAGCCTGAGCACCGTGATGGTGAACGTCGTCGCGACGTCGACGGCGAAGAGACCCGAGCGCATGGAGACGCAGGAGGTCGCGGAGGAGTTTGACGGCAAGTGCGACATGGACAATGACTCGCTGGACGCGAACGACAGCTGGGAGACGATACCCGATTACGCGAAATAA